The following proteins are encoded in a genomic region of Ammospiza caudacuta isolate bAmmCau1 chromosome 3, bAmmCau1.pri, whole genome shotgun sequence:
- the PEX13 gene encoding peroxisome biogenesis factor 13 produces MAATPPPKPWESRRLPGTATAFQSADLGDGVLSRPGQPAVARIPPPILPRPSQQTSSGLSAFRPAYSSSFSPGYGSYGSSFYGSYSPYSYGYGGLGYNRFCAEAVPPSRFVQQAEESSRGAFQSIESIVHAFASVSMMMDATFSAVYNSFRAVLDVANHFSRLKIHFTKVFSAFALVRTVRYLYQRLRRLLGLRQSCDNEELWAESEGRVARAGLEDKVANSAKSWPIFLFFAVILGGPYLIWKLLSTYSEEETVSSNWASGEDDHVVGRAEYDFNALSEEEISFRAGDMLRLAPKEQQPKIRGWLLASYDGQTTGLVPANYIKILGKRRGRRTVDLERIAEQRPAFPSTAARGAPAAAAAAVTLEEQEAAFETVFAGSSKAPAALDSAVAAGEKQEL; encoded by the exons ATGGCGGCGACGCCGCCGCCCAAGCCCTGGGAGTCGCGGCGGCTGCCGGGCACCGCCACCGCCTTCCA GTCTGCTGACCTGGGTGACGGCGTGCTGAGCCGGCCCGGGCAGCCCGCAGTGGCGCGGATCCCCCCGCCCATCCTGCCCCGGCCCTCCCAGCAGACGAGCAGCGGCCTGAGCGCCTTCAGACCCGCCtacagcagctccttctccccGGGCTATGGCTCCTACGGCTCCTCCTTCTACGGCAGCTACAGTCCCTACAGCTACGGCTACGGGGGGCTGGGCTACAACCGCTTCTGTGCCGAGGCCGTGCCCCCCAGCAGGTTTGTGCAGCAGGCGGAGGAGAGCAGCCGCGGCGCCTTCCAGTCCATCGAGAGCATCGTGCACGCCTTCGCCTCCGTCAGCATGATGATGGACGCCACCTTCTCCGCCGTCTACAACAGCTTCAGGGCCGTGCTGGATGTGGCCAACCACTTCTCCCGCCTCAAGATCCACTTCACCAAGGTGTTCTCGGCCTTTGCCCTCGTGAGAACTGTCAGGTACCTCTACCAGCGCCTGCGGCGCCTGCTGGGGCTGCGGCAGAGCTGCGACAACGAGGAGCTGTGGGCTGAGAGCGAGGGCAGAGTGGCTCGTGCCGGCCTCGAAGACAAGGTGGCTAACTCTGCGAAATCCTGGCCCATTTTCCTGTTCTTTGCTGTCATACTGGGAGGCCCCTACCTGATTTGGAAGCTGCTTTCTACATACAGTGAGGAAGAAACAG TGTCTAGTAACTGGGCGAGTGGAGAAGACGACCATGTAGTTGGAAGAGCAGAATATGATTTCAATGCTCTCTCAGAAGAAGAAATTTCTTTCCGTGCTGGTGACATGCTAAGATTAGCACCCAAAG AACAACAGCCCAAGATCCGTGGCTGGCTCCTGGCTAGTTACGACGGCCAAACCACAGGACTTGTGCCAGCTAATTACATCAAAATCCTGGGCAAAAGAAGAGGGAGGAGAACAGTGGACCTGGAGAGGATTGCAGAGCAGAGGccagcctttcccagcacagctgccagaggagcccctgctgctgctgctgctgctgtgactttggaggagcaggaggcagctttTGAGACTGTTTTTGCTGGAAGCAGCAAAGCTCCTGCGGCGTTGGACTCcgctgtggctgcaggagagaAGCAGGAGCTCTGA